A part of Geothrix oryzae genomic DNA contains:
- a CDS encoding RNA polymerase sigma factor translates to MNEPLLPPTVLPTADRLPDPGSPYHAPEVLGWVEAAQGGDQAAFAALVRLFSRDVYGKAFSILKNHQDADDVVQETFIRVFRSLPGFRFESSFRTWLITIATRQALNFRERVARDHESLEGPDGTLEHPALRVEETQGAALLDQEARRLLHEALPKLPRRQKEALTLKLQHDWKYEQIAQQMGTSVGSVKAHIFHAIQNLTRHVKGGRT, encoded by the coding sequence TTGAACGAGCCCCTGCTGCCCCCTACGGTCCTCCCGACCGCCGATCGGCTCCCCGACCCGGGCTCGCCGTACCATGCCCCGGAGGTTCTTGGCTGGGTCGAGGCTGCCCAGGGTGGCGACCAGGCGGCCTTCGCCGCCCTGGTGCGCTTGTTTTCTCGGGATGTCTACGGCAAGGCCTTCTCCATCCTGAAGAACCACCAGGATGCGGATGATGTGGTGCAGGAGACCTTCATCCGGGTCTTCCGGTCGCTGCCGGGTTTCCGCTTCGAGTCCTCCTTCCGCACCTGGCTCATCACCATCGCCACCCGGCAGGCCCTCAACTTCCGCGAACGGGTCGCCCGGGACCATGAAAGCCTCGAAGGCCCCGACGGCACCCTGGAGCATCCCGCCCTCCGCGTGGAGGAGACGCAGGGGGCGGCCCTCCTGGACCAGGAGGCGAGACGCCTGCTGCACGAGGCCCTCCCCAAGCTGCCCCGGCGCCAGAAGGAGGCCCTGACCCTGAAGCTTCAGCACGACTGGAAGTACGAGCAGATCGCGCAGCAGATGGGCACCTCCGTGGGCAGCGTGAAGGCCCACATCTTCCACGCCATCCAGAACCTCACCCGCCATGTCAAAGGAGGCCGCACATGA
- the hpt gene encoding hypoxanthine phosphoribosyltransferase, whose product MRDRITPLLTEAQIRARVQEMGAQLTRDYAGQDLVVVGLLNGVFPFFADLVRSMDFDFDVSFMQVASYGGGTESTGEVHILKDLDRSIQGRHALVVEDIVDTGLTLFKVRNLLKDREPQSLKICTLLDKPSRRKIEVPVDYVGFTIEDHFVVGYGLDFDGKLRNLPYVGVYHP is encoded by the coding sequence ATGCGCGACCGCATCACCCCGCTGCTCACGGAAGCGCAGATCCGGGCCCGGGTCCAGGAAATGGGCGCCCAGTTGACCCGGGATTACGCCGGCCAGGATCTGGTCGTGGTGGGCCTCCTCAACGGCGTGTTCCCCTTCTTCGCCGACCTGGTGCGGTCCATGGATTTCGATTTCGATGTGAGCTTCATGCAGGTGGCCAGCTACGGCGGCGGCACCGAAAGCACGGGCGAGGTCCACATCCTCAAGGATCTGGACCGCTCGATCCAGGGCCGCCACGCCCTGGTGGTGGAGGACATCGTGGACACGGGCCTGACCCTCTTCAAGGTCCGGAACCTGCTCAAGGACCGGGAGCCCCAGAGCCTGAAGATCTGCACCCTCCTGGACAAGCCCAGCCGCCGCAAGATCGAAGTGCCCGTGGACTATGTCGGCTTCACCATCGAGGATCACTTCGTCGTGGGCTACGGCCTCGACTTCGACGGGAAACTCCGCAACCTGCCGTATGTGGGCGTCTACCACCCGTAG
- the lptE gene encoding LPS assembly lipoprotein LptE codes for MRTSLRFIVLPLFLAALSGCGYHRLDRQQRSVAWAKQGETIRLARFRNLTPRLGLEDRFTKALENRIVAASPWRLVAQGEPSRWVLQGTLEEYKSRPIGLTLGNDRAKASAGSASRVEVAVVASVELLDGQTGAVVLSRRGLTFSNQYRVDQNFASFDSRELQVLESLADDFAESFLTQLLEGAD; via the coding sequence GTGCGCACCTCGCTCCGCTTCATCGTTCTCCCGCTCTTCCTCGCGGCCCTCTCCGGTTGCGGGTACCACCGTCTGGACCGCCAGCAGCGGTCCGTGGCCTGGGCGAAGCAGGGGGAGACCATCCGGCTGGCCCGGTTCCGCAACCTGACGCCGCGATTGGGGTTGGAGGACCGCTTCACCAAGGCCCTGGAGAACCGCATCGTGGCGGCCAGCCCCTGGCGCCTGGTGGCGCAGGGCGAACCTTCCCGCTGGGTGCTGCAGGGCACGCTCGAGGAATACAAGTCGCGTCCCATCGGCCTCACCCTGGGCAACGACCGGGCCAAGGCCAGCGCTGGCTCGGCCTCTCGCGTGGAAGTGGCCGTGGTGGCCAGCGTGGAGCTGCTGGATGGGCAGACGGGCGCGGTCGTGCTGTCCCGCCGGGGCCTGACCTTCTCCAACCAGTACCGGGTGGATCAGAATTTCGCGAGCTTCGACAGCCGCGAGCTTCAAGTGCTGGAGAGCCTCGCCGACGATTTCGCGGAGAGCTTCCTCACCCAGCTGCTGGAAGGCGCGGACTGA
- the holA gene encoding DNA polymerase III subunit delta codes for MAMPWLDQSFALIHGEDGDGRRKAVEAWKQKHVDPEWADFSLTVCGEGCPWPEVVAALQEATPLGAEARTVLVPAADNLFLRAKELPAAVKGLLEKPPQGVKLLLVAWNTLSAAPGKALGAKPWTDWAKAGRILKVGVIEPAEIPGFIEAEARKLGLSLQGAAGSLLAQRQGGNPGLIKRALEVLDLLADDQRVTEAMVDQVTFRLAEQKAFAWSGAWQKGDAAGALKALRMAMEDGDEPLMLLGQARREVDRLLKLAEADAAGLKGGEVLGALGLSPKQAFLLEGYRNALAKLKRRGLKALLGRLNQCERDLKGMALSRSEAPLLDLTLTLCRAWGR; via the coding sequence ATGGCCATGCCCTGGCTGGACCAGTCCTTCGCCCTGATCCACGGCGAGGACGGCGATGGCCGCCGGAAGGCCGTGGAGGCGTGGAAGCAGAAGCATGTGGACCCTGAATGGGCGGATTTCTCGCTGACGGTCTGCGGGGAAGGCTGCCCCTGGCCCGAGGTCGTCGCCGCGCTCCAGGAGGCCACGCCCCTGGGGGCGGAAGCCCGCACGGTGCTGGTGCCCGCGGCGGACAACCTGTTCCTGCGGGCCAAGGAGCTGCCGGCCGCGGTCAAGGGGTTGCTGGAGAAGCCGCCCCAGGGCGTGAAGCTGCTGCTGGTGGCCTGGAATACCCTGTCCGCCGCGCCGGGCAAGGCCCTGGGCGCCAAGCCCTGGACCGACTGGGCCAAGGCCGGGCGCATCCTGAAGGTGGGCGTCATCGAGCCTGCGGAGATCCCGGGTTTCATCGAGGCCGAGGCCCGGAAGCTGGGGCTGTCGCTCCAGGGGGCCGCGGGCAGCCTGCTGGCTCAGCGCCAGGGCGGGAACCCCGGGCTCATCAAACGGGCGCTGGAGGTGCTGGACCTGCTGGCGGACGATCAGCGCGTCACCGAGGCGATGGTCGATCAGGTCACCTTCCGCCTGGCCGAGCAGAAGGCCTTCGCCTGGTCCGGGGCCTGGCAGAAGGGGGACGCCGCGGGAGCGCTGAAGGCCCTGCGGATGGCCATGGAGGATGGCGACGAGCCTCTGATGCTGCTGGGCCAGGCCCGGCGCGAGGTGGACCGGTTGCTGAAGCTGGCGGAAGCCGACGCGGCCGGACTGAAGGGAGGCGAGGTCCTGGGCGCCCTCGGGCTGTCTCCCAAGCAGGCCTTCCTGCTGGAGGGCTACCGGAACGCCCTGGCCAAGCTGAAGCGCCGGGGCCTGAAGGCGCTGCTGGGTCGGTTGAACCAGTGTGAGCGGGACCTCAAGGGCATGGCCCTTTCCCGGAGCGAGGCACCCCTGCTGGATCTCACCCTGACCCTGTGCCGGGCCTGGGGACGCTGA
- a CDS encoding fumarate hydratase — MSECVIPTLTSAEVVESKSVLPAGWKADLSNLKALDLTLPMLELLRRSTSRLPQDVIDALVKGRDAEEEGSRAFNTLNDMVRNIILADGHVTPLCQDTGTIIVWVRHPFGLSQRAAKQQVRAAVVEATKRSWLRPNCVEALSGKNTGNNMDPFHEGHPAVHFEEWDKPEVEIAVMQKGGGCENVGAQYRLPDAALGAGRDIKGVRKCIIDAVVKAQGQGCSPGILGVAIGGDRVSSYEKSKELILRKLGTANPDPKMDAFEKEVTNDLNTLGIGPMGYGGNTTVLGVMAEEMYRHPASFYVSISYMCWSSRRGAMTLRANGEVSFD, encoded by the coding sequence ATGTCCGAATGCGTCATCCCCACGCTCACCTCAGCTGAAGTGGTGGAATCCAAGTCAGTCCTGCCCGCCGGGTGGAAGGCCGACCTCTCGAACCTGAAGGCCCTGGACCTCACGCTGCCCATGCTGGAGCTGCTCCGGCGGTCCACCAGCCGGTTGCCGCAGGATGTGATCGACGCCCTGGTGAAGGGCCGGGACGCGGAGGAGGAAGGCAGCCGCGCGTTCAATACGCTCAACGACATGGTTCGCAACATCATCCTGGCCGACGGCCATGTGACGCCCCTCTGCCAGGACACAGGCACCATCATCGTCTGGGTGCGCCACCCCTTCGGCCTGAGCCAGCGCGCCGCCAAGCAGCAGGTCCGGGCGGCGGTGGTGGAAGCCACCAAGCGGTCCTGGTTGCGCCCCAACTGCGTGGAGGCCCTCAGCGGCAAGAACACCGGCAACAACATGGATCCGTTCCACGAGGGTCATCCGGCCGTCCACTTCGAGGAGTGGGACAAGCCGGAAGTCGAGATCGCCGTCATGCAGAAGGGCGGGGGCTGCGAGAATGTCGGCGCCCAGTATCGCCTGCCGGATGCCGCCCTGGGCGCGGGGCGCGACATCAAGGGCGTGCGCAAGTGCATCATCGACGCCGTGGTGAAGGCCCAGGGCCAGGGTTGCAGCCCGGGGATCCTCGGCGTGGCCATCGGTGGGGATCGCGTCTCCAGCTACGAAAAGAGCAAGGAGCTGATCCTCCGCAAGCTCGGCACCGCCAACCCCGATCCGAAGATGGATGCCTTCGAGAAGGAGGTCACCAACGACCTCAACACTCTGGGCATCGGCCCCATGGGCTACGGCGGCAACACGACCGTGCTGGGCGTCATGGCGGAGGAGATGTACCGCCACCCCGCCAGCTTCTATGTGAGCATCAGCTACATGTGCTGGAGCAGCCGCCGGGGCGCGATGACGCTCCGGGCCAACGGCGAAGTGTCCTTCGACTGA
- a CDS encoding FumA C-terminus/TtdB family hydratase beta subunit, whose translation MIRLTTPITEDQIRQLKVGDEVLLNGRVVLSRDMGHKYMKEQKPEWLKPILENMVIYHCGPVVKKHEDGHYSFVAAGPTTSIREEPYQADVIETYKVRGVIGKGGMGKKTSEGLQKTGAVYLHATGGAGSLLAERCKRVVDVKMLEEFGSPEAFWIIEVEDFPLVVTMDSHGGSLHEIVAQQSQERAKALMA comes from the coding sequence ATGATCCGTCTCACCACTCCCATCACTGAAGACCAGATCCGCCAGCTCAAGGTGGGCGACGAGGTGCTGCTCAACGGCCGCGTCGTCCTCAGCCGCGACATGGGCCACAAGTACATGAAAGAGCAGAAGCCCGAGTGGCTGAAGCCCATCCTCGAGAACATGGTCATCTACCACTGCGGCCCCGTCGTGAAGAAGCACGAGGACGGCCACTACAGCTTCGTGGCGGCGGGCCCCACTACTTCCATCCGGGAGGAGCCCTACCAGGCCGATGTCATCGAGACCTACAAGGTGCGCGGCGTCATCGGCAAGGGCGGCATGGGCAAGAAGACCAGCGAGGGCCTCCAGAAGACCGGCGCCGTCTACCTCCACGCCACCGGCGGGGCGGGCAGCCTGCTGGCCGAGCGCTGCAAGCGCGTGGTGGATGTGAAGATGCTGGAGGAATTCGGCAGCCCCGAGGCCTTCTGGATCATCGAGGTGGAGGACTTCCCCCTGGTGGTCACTATGGACAGCCACGGCGGCAGCCTCCACGAGATCGTGGCCCAGCAGAGCCAGGAGCGCGCCAAGGCCTTGATGGCCTGA
- the prmC gene encoding peptide chain release factor N(5)-glutamine methyltransferase has protein sequence MVQTYRQLRLDLSAALAEFLDLSEAHAESIRWFEEGLDLSRSWLAIHGMEPAPAQVRRQVSDWVRRRRTGEPWAYLLGWSSFRDRRFKVTRDTLIPRPETELLVEAALDVGRRLQVERCVDVGTGSGIIAVSLALETAWQVAATDLSPGALAVARANAEALKAPVAFFEGSLLDPVPDPLGLVVANLPYVDPADQPGLQPELGFEPASALFAPDRGLALSAELLVQARRRQAPACLLEIGAGQGGELCRRALGAGWGKAMVHQDFAGHDRVLVTLA, from the coding sequence ATGGTCCAGACCTACCGACAGCTCCGCCTCGACTTGAGCGCGGCCCTCGCCGAATTCCTCGACCTGTCCGAAGCCCACGCGGAGAGCATCCGCTGGTTCGAGGAGGGGCTCGACCTCTCGCGCAGCTGGCTGGCCATCCACGGAATGGAACCGGCCCCGGCCCAGGTGCGCCGGCAGGTCAGCGACTGGGTCCGCCGTCGCCGGACCGGGGAGCCCTGGGCCTACCTCCTGGGGTGGAGTTCCTTCCGGGACCGCCGGTTCAAGGTCACCCGCGACACCCTGATCCCCCGCCCGGAAACGGAGCTGCTGGTGGAGGCGGCCCTGGATGTGGGCCGGCGCCTGCAGGTGGAGCGCTGCGTGGATGTGGGGACCGGGAGCGGCATCATCGCCGTGAGCCTGGCTCTGGAGACGGCTTGGCAGGTGGCCGCCACGGATCTGAGTCCCGGTGCCCTGGCGGTGGCCCGCGCGAATGCCGAGGCCCTGAAGGCCCCGGTGGCCTTTTTCGAGGGCAGCCTGCTGGACCCGGTGCCAGACCCCCTCGGCCTGGTGGTGGCCAATCTGCCCTATGTGGATCCGGCCGACCAGCCGGGTCTCCAGCCGGAGCTGGGGTTCGAACCGGCCTCGGCCCTGTTCGCCCCGGATCGGGGGCTGGCCCTTTCCGCCGAGCTGCTGGTCCAGGCCCGAAGGCGGCAGGCTCCGGCCTGCCTCCTGGAGATCGGCGCCGGGCAGGGGGGCGAGTTATGCCGCCGGGCCTTGGGGGCGGGCTGGGGTAAAGCCATGGTCCATCAAGATTTTGCAGGCCACGATCGGGTGCTGGTGACGCTGGCCTGA